One segment of Hymenobacter volaticus DNA contains the following:
- a CDS encoding SDR family oxidoreductase, producing the protein MSKNILITGTSSGFGKLMVLSLSEQGHSVIAAMRNTTSKNAAVAQELAALPNVEVVEMDITRDESVQQAVTSTLEKYGHLDVLVNNAGITGFGLLEATSIAQMKNLFEVNLFGVVRAYQAVLPSMRAHKSGLIINISSGFGVVATPFVVPYQMTKFGLEALTEGIRHEVKGYGIETVSVLPGPFPTEIGAKAASYGPDRPEVVAAYGPAMQTALEQFGGIMEGKITEYRMDAQEVADAVSRLIAMKDGTRPFQTTVNRMTADLEQEYADSKNPFKTIWMERMGWGAY; encoded by the coding sequence ATGTCAAAAAACATTTTAATTACCGGGACCAGCAGCGGCTTTGGCAAGCTGATGGTGCTTTCCCTGTCGGAGCAAGGCCACAGCGTCATCGCCGCGATGCGCAACACCACCAGTAAAAACGCCGCGGTTGCCCAGGAGCTGGCCGCGCTGCCTAACGTGGAAGTGGTGGAGATGGATATCACCCGCGACGAGTCGGTTCAGCAGGCCGTCACGTCGACCCTCGAAAAGTATGGTCATTTAGACGTCCTAGTCAATAACGCGGGCATCACCGGGTTTGGGCTACTCGAGGCGACCTCGATTGCCCAGATGAAAAATCTGTTTGAGGTCAATCTGTTCGGCGTGGTACGGGCCTATCAGGCAGTGTTGCCGTCGATGCGAGCACATAAATCGGGGCTGATTATCAACATCTCCAGCGGGTTTGGCGTGGTGGCGACCCCCTTTGTTGTGCCCTACCAAATGACCAAGTTCGGGCTGGAAGCCCTCACAGAAGGCATCCGGCACGAAGTGAAAGGGTACGGCATCGAAACCGTATCCGTATTGCCCGGACCATTTCCGACGGAAATAGGGGCCAAAGCCGCCAGCTATGGGCCGGACCGGCCGGAAGTAGTAGCGGCGTACGGACCGGCTATGCAAACGGCCCTGGAGCAGTTTGGCGGCATCATGGAGGGGAAAATAACCGAGTACCGCATGGATGCCCAGGAGGTAGCTGACGCGGTTTCCCGGCTTATCGCGATGAAAGATGGCACCCGTCCTTTCCAGACGACCGTTAACCGAATGACGGCCGACTTGGAACAAGAGTACGCCGACTCCAAAAACCCTTTCAAAACCATTTGGATGGAGCGAATGGGGTGGGGTGCGTATTGA
- a CDS encoding IS1182 family transposase yields MLGFHPIQTSLIKLVPAHHFYQQLLQTVDFNFVRPLFAPFYSAGGRPSLDPVVFVKLLLVGHLENITSDRKLLELAQLHLGIRAFLGYDLAQPLPWHSTVSRTRQRLPVSVFEACFTHIVGLCIQQGLVSGHTQAVDSAYIKANASMSRLQSKRSRTSTQATTNAAPANAPCITASVDRLQHIQRFHAAIRKAAPTKSGRLVSNLTHYSPADPEARICFKTGKVRQLAYTASVSVDVAQHVITHIHADLADWRDSRYLLAIVDATQQRLNGFALAMTTVIADAGYSSGENYEQLEERGLTGYIPAHGKYKVEHAGFTYDAARDRYTCSQSKQLTFDKVFVDAQGNPKKRYMAKAAECKVCPLAAQCKGKKAREKRLHHTPYKAHYERMLARLATRVGQRMRRLRASTVEPVLGSLITYYGLRHLSKKGQAGAAKVLYIAAMAYNLKKCLRFHACQPGNSVISLPAPGPVRWLILYFCNSHWCYNRHSGKIIKWLPILECVDFVSC; encoded by the coding sequence ATGCTTGGCTTTCACCCGATCCAGACGTCGCTGATCAAATTGGTCCCCGCTCACCACTTTTACCAGCAACTACTGCAGACGGTTGATTTCAACTTTGTGCGGCCCCTGTTCGCGCCTTTTTACAGCGCAGGCGGTCGGCCCTCGCTCGATCCCGTGGTGTTTGTCAAGCTGCTCTTGGTCGGCCACTTGGAGAATATCACCTCCGATCGCAAACTCCTGGAACTGGCGCAATTGCATCTGGGTATCCGTGCCTTTTTGGGCTATGATCTGGCCCAGCCCTTGCCCTGGCATAGTACCGTCTCGCGAACGCGGCAACGCTTACCGGTCTCCGTCTTTGAAGCTTGCTTTACGCACATTGTCGGGTTGTGCATTCAGCAGGGCCTGGTCAGCGGCCATACTCAAGCCGTTGATTCCGCTTACATTAAAGCCAATGCCTCCATGAGCCGGCTCCAGTCCAAGCGTTCAAGGACCTCCACGCAGGCGACAACCAACGCAGCCCCCGCCAACGCCCCATGCATCACCGCTTCGGTGGACCGCTTGCAGCATATCCAACGCTTTCATGCCGCCATCCGCAAGGCTGCCCCGACCAAAAGCGGACGACTCGTTAGCAACCTGACCCACTACAGTCCGGCGGATCCAGAGGCCCGCATTTGCTTCAAAACGGGCAAGGTTCGCCAGTTGGCCTACACGGCTAGCGTGAGCGTCGATGTGGCCCAGCACGTGATCACGCACATTCACGCAGACTTGGCTGACTGGCGCGACAGCCGGTATTTGCTGGCCATTGTAGACGCTACGCAGCAACGGTTAAACGGCTTCGCGCTGGCCATGACTACTGTTATCGCGGATGCCGGCTACAGCTCAGGGGAGAACTACGAGCAGCTGGAGGAACGTGGTCTGACCGGCTATATTCCGGCCCATGGCAAATACAAAGTCGAGCACGCCGGCTTTACTTACGATGCGGCCCGTGACCGCTATACCTGCAGCCAGAGTAAGCAGCTGACGTTTGACAAGGTGTTCGTCGATGCGCAGGGTAATCCTAAGAAACGCTACATGGCCAAGGCCGCCGAGTGCAAGGTCTGTCCGCTGGCGGCACAATGCAAAGGCAAGAAGGCCCGCGAGAAACGGCTACATCATACCCCCTACAAAGCTCATTATGAGCGCATGCTCGCGCGGTTGGCCACGCGGGTTGGTCAACGGATGCGGCGACTACGCGCGTCAACCGTCGAACCCGTACTGGGCAGTTTGATCACCTACTATGGCTTGCGCCACCTCAGCAAGAAGGGCCAAGCAGGAGCCGCCAAAGTCCTGTACATAGCCGCGATGGCCTATAACTTGAAGAAGTGCCTGCGCTTTCACGCCTGCCAGCCGGGCAATAGCGTGATCTCCCTACCAGCACCCGGGCCCGTTCGTTGGCTCATACTCTACTTTTGCAACAGCCACTGGTGTTATAACCGACACTCAGGAAAAATAATAAAATGGTTGCCGATTTTAGAGTGCGTTGATTTTGTGTCTTGCTAA
- a CDS encoding Crp/Fnr family transcriptional regulator, with protein sequence MVEPFVKYLTDRASLTAADLAKIDAVTVYKKLKRRQYLLHEGQVCQYHGFVVSGLLRLFRVGADATEHILRFTGENWWVSDYESFQSGLPAKGAIDALEDSQLLLWSKDNWEMLRREIPAFDALQTQLMGRAIAAQADRLHMAISSTAEEKYQVFLRSFPDFHNRVPLHMVASYLGLSRETLSRVRKHHELH encoded by the coding sequence ATGGTTGAACCATTTGTAAAATACTTAACCGACAGAGCTTCGTTGACCGCTGCCGACTTGGCAAAGATTGACGCCGTTACGGTGTACAAAAAGCTAAAGCGTCGGCAGTACTTGCTGCACGAAGGCCAAGTATGCCAATACCATGGCTTTGTGGTCAGTGGCTTATTGCGTCTTTTTCGCGTGGGTGCTGATGCGACCGAACATATTCTGCGCTTTACCGGCGAGAACTGGTGGGTGAGTGACTATGAAAGCTTTCAGAGCGGCCTGCCTGCCAAAGGGGCCATTGACGCTTTGGAAGATAGCCAGTTGCTGCTCTGGTCCAAAGACAACTGGGAAATGCTTCGCAGAGAAATCCCCGCCTTCGACGCCCTGCAGACCCAGTTAATGGGCCGCGCCATCGCTGCGCAGGCTGACCGGCTGCACATGGCCATTAGTTCAACCGCCGAAGAGAAGTACCAGGTCTTCCTCCGCTCCTTTCCCGATTTTCATAATCGCGTGCCCTTGCACATGGTGGCCTCCTACCTAGGGCTCTCGCGCGAAACGCTGAGCCGAGTCCGCAAGCACCATGAGCTACACTAG
- a CDS encoding HEAT repeat domain-containing protein — translation MAHDLATLKAHFLSSDWTISEPALDALISLASPEVLDFLLALLDQPDVLVRNRACIALHEIGDSRAVPALLQAIRKPENEAYRGSLVYALEYLDCQHLLPDLFDLLFYGDSEVQMGAKRILDHQSFTFRADDLYAIKSKWEAIRGQLEQRVNPFTTTEEIQACVNGFLAYLRE, via the coding sequence ATGGCCCACGATCTTGCTACCCTCAAAGCCCATTTTCTCTCGAGCGATTGGACCATTAGTGAGCCGGCGCTCGATGCCCTGATCTCCCTGGCGAGCCCGGAGGTGTTGGATTTCTTACTCGCCCTGCTCGATCAACCCGATGTGTTGGTTCGCAACCGAGCTTGTATTGCCTTGCATGAGATCGGCGATAGCCGGGCCGTCCCGGCGCTCCTGCAGGCGATTCGCAAACCAGAGAATGAGGCATATCGCGGCAGTTTGGTGTACGCGCTGGAGTATCTGGATTGCCAGCACTTACTACCTGATCTGTTTGACTTACTGTTTTATGGCGATTCCGAGGTGCAAATGGGCGCCAAACGCATCTTAGACCACCAATCCTTTACCTTCCGGGCCGATGATCTCTACGCCATAAAAAGTAAATGGGAGGCTATTCGAGGGCAGTTAGAACAACGAGTGAATCCCTTTACGACCACCGAAGAGATCCAGGCGTGTGTAAACGGCTTTCTGGCCTATTTGCGCGAGTAA